The following proteins are encoded in a genomic region of Hydra vulgaris chromosome 05, alternate assembly HydraT2T_AEP:
- the LOC136080373 gene encoding uncharacterized protein LOC136080373 codes for MIEVARFLRSEAGRKSVESGFNIKLIENNEIIGNLFNCDKLPLLLKLKESEELVEKDTPIVYCNDIEELVAMVLHHRSQETNDVDIKLGVDGGQGFLKVTLSITLKPELKNNKIPEKLSKSDGYACKDFKDSSVHKTIILAILPSLNEKYHNLRLILDKLNVSSLDYTVY; via the exons ATGATTGAAGTTGCACGATTTCTGAGAAGTGAGGCAGGACGAAAAAGTGTGGAATCCGGTTTCAATATTAAACTGATTGAGAACAACGAAATAATTGGAAATTTATTCAATTGTGATAAACTCCCattgctattaaaattaaaagaaagcgAAGAG TTGGTAGAAAAAGATACTCCTATTGTGTATTGCAATGACATTGAAGAACTCGTAGCAATGGTACTTCATCACAGAAGTCAAGAAACAAATGATGTTGATATCAAATTAGGTGTAGATGGAGGGCAGGGATTCCTAAAAGTTACACTGTCAATAACCCTAAAACcagagttaaaaaataataaaattccaGAGAAACTGAGCAAGAGTGACGGATATGCGTGCAAAGATTTTAAAGATTCAAGCGTCCACAAAACTATTATATTGGCCATTTTGCCTTCATTGAACGAAAAATACCATAACTTGCGGTTAATTTTGGATAAGCTAAACGTTTCATCCTTAGATTACACAGTATATTAA